A genomic window from Labrus bergylta chromosome 7, fLabBer1.1, whole genome shotgun sequence includes:
- the pdhx gene encoding pyruvate dehydrogenase protein X component, mitochondrial: MAASLRLGRQGILFGLRLSSFNKCLRATHPWQEHVRHFFQSPWFLGVSALKVQMPALSPTMEEGNIVKWLKKEGEAVAAGDALCEIETDKAVVTLESNDDGVLAKIMIEEGSRNVPLGTLIALMVEEGQDWKQVEIPPPDAAAPSAAPPASQAAAALVVTTAAAPSPPPPLPPTISGPLRLSPAARHILDTHGIDHKLATPTGPRGLITKEDALNLLKMSPAAKTTITTAEAAPPPPSPVPASAAPPPPPGSRPNIPPLSVPGKPGVPGTFTEIPATNVRRVIAQRLTQSKTTIPHAYASVDCDMAAVMHLRKDLAKEQIKVSVNDFVIKAAAVTLKEMPEVNVTWSGDGPRALDSIHISIAVATDKGLITPIIKDAANKGVQEISANAKALAQKARDGKLLPEEYQGGSFSISNLGMFGISGFSAVINPPQACILAVGTSRSELRLCEEDQTLRTLQLMTVTLSSDGRLVDDELASRFLDKFRANLEKPQRMALA, encoded by the exons GTGTCAGCGCACTCAAGGTGCAAATGCCTGCCCTCTCCCCCACCATGGAAGAGGGAAACATAGTGAAATGGCTGAAGAAGgaag GTGAGGCCGTGGCAGCAGGTGACGCTCTATGTGAGATTGAGACGGATAAGGCTGTTGTTACCTTGGAATCCAATGACGACGGCGTCTTGGCGAAGATAATG ATCGAGGAGGGCAGTCGCAACGTGCCCCTGGGAACTCTCATTGCCCTCATGGTGGAGGAAGGGCAGGACTGGAAGCAGGTTGAGATCCCCCCTCCAGATGCTGCAGCTCCATCCGCAGCTCCACCTGCTTCACAAGCAGCCGCTGCCCTAGTTGTTACCACAGCCGCTGCcccctctccacctcctccactaCCACCAACTATATCAGGACC GTTACGTTTGAGTCCAGCAGCGAGACATATCCTGGACACCCATGGCATAGACCACAAACTGGCCACGCCCACTGGACCAAGAGGACTTATCACCAAGGA AGATGCGTTGAATCTCCTGAAGATGTCTCCTGCTgccaaaacaacaataacaacagccGAAGCTGCCCCGCCTCCCCCGAGTCCAGTCCCTGCCTCGGCAGCACCCCCTCCGCCCCCCGGCAGCAGACCCAACATACCTCCTCTTTCTGTACCAGGGAAACCAGGAGTACCA GGAACCTTCACAGAGATCCCAGCCACAAATGTCCGCCGTGTGATTGCTCAAAGACTAACGCAATCGAAGACCACCATCCCCCATGCGTACGCCTCGGTTGACTGTGACATGGCTGCTGTCATGCACCTCCGCAAAGACTTGGCcaaag AACAAATCAAAGTGTCTGTTAATGATTTCGTTATCAAGGCGGCTGCTGTTACACTGAAA GAGATGCCAGAAGTGAACGTGACCTGGTCTGGGGATGGACCCCGGGCGCTTGATTCAATCCATATTTCAATCGCAGTGGCCACAGACAAAGGCCTCATCACCCCCATAATCAAGGATGCTGCGAACAAAGGAGTCCAGGAGATCTCAGCTAATGCAAAG GCACTGGCCCAGAAGGCCCGGGATGGGAAACTTCTACCTGAGGAGTACCAGGGAGGCTCATTTAG TATATCTAACCTCGGGATGTTTGGTATCAGCGGCTTCAGCGCCGTAATCAACCCCCCTCAGGCGTGTATCCTCGCCGTCGGGACCTCCAGGTCTGAGCTTCGACTGTGCGAGGAGGACCAGACCCTGCGCACCCTGCAGCTAATGACAGTTACACTTTCCAGTGACGGACGGCTGGTCGATGACGAGTTAGCCTCGCGGTTTCTTGATAAATTCCGCGCGAACTTAGAAAAACCACAACGCATGGCCCTAGCCTGA